A single region of the Roseivivax sp. THAF197b genome encodes:
- the qatB gene encoding Qat anti-phage system associated protein QatB: MGTSNSYGGPASGLVPDWVDDVDPGMGGGDEGSDQAGSDSSETEKPTPGEGDELSAAQTPPNVETPGGNFTYPRGQFTRFTNGGGSKSLGRALKGYVSAAGGGAGAARRMPHSTRVASGVAGLASAVANEGAEAALARFDLQDLAGRPAAEVLEAVAEVICPDGGTIDESIARDAMLEAIAEVAEDDPGAFDELSRDQLDEFLCDVITRSVVTKVLNEIGTNALHGSASDADFREAERITRDFTQGRVRDALGNRFDVGSQPTQSEIDRSISEVYADTFDMLGAVLETMQ, from the coding sequence ATGGGGACTTCGAACTCATACGGTGGACCCGCGTCCGGCCTCGTTCCGGATTGGGTCGACGACGTCGATCCGGGCATGGGCGGTGGCGATGAAGGGTCAGATCAGGCCGGAAGCGATAGTTCTGAGACCGAAAAACCGACCCCTGGTGAGGGCGACGAGCTGAGCGCAGCGCAGACGCCGCCCAACGTGGAAACTCCCGGCGGCAATTTCACCTATCCACGCGGCCAATTCACCCGTTTTACGAACGGTGGCGGTAGCAAGTCGCTCGGACGGGCACTGAAAGGCTACGTCAGCGCTGCGGGGGGCGGTGCCGGGGCAGCACGCCGAATGCCTCACTCCACTCGGGTGGCGTCAGGTGTCGCCGGGCTCGCAAGCGCCGTCGCGAACGAAGGTGCCGAGGCGGCGCTCGCGCGATTTGATCTTCAAGACCTTGCGGGTCGGCCGGCCGCGGAGGTCCTCGAAGCCGTCGCGGAGGTAATCTGTCCCGATGGTGGGACGATCGATGAATCGATCGCCCGTGACGCGATGCTCGAAGCGATCGCAGAGGTCGCGGAAGATGATCCAGGCGCATTCGATGAGCTTTCTCGCGATCAACTCGATGAATTCCTGTGTGATGTGATCACCCGGAGCGTGGTTACCAAGGTCCTGAACGAGATCGGCACGAACGCGTTGCACGGATCCGCATCCGACGCCGACTTCCGGGAGGCTGAGCGGATCACACGCGATTTTACGCAGGGACGGGTCAGGGACGCGCTTGGTAACCGGTTCGATGTCGGATCCCAACCGACACAATCCGAAATCGATAGAAGCATTTCCGAGGTTTATGCCGATACCTTCGACATGCTCGGAGCCGTCCTGGAGACCATGCAATGA